From a single Aminobacterium mobile DSM 12262 genomic region:
- the hisIE gene encoding bifunctional phosphoribosyl-AMP cyclohydrolase/phosphoribosyl-ATP diphosphatase HisIE, producing MDFSKVCFDDQGLIPVIVQNSSSKEVLMLAYANRQALEETEKTGEMYFWSRSRQKLWHKGETSGNTMRVAGLSLDCDGDTILAEVEPAGPACHTGARTCFFRSLLENTICSAPHKYTAHFLEKLWFYLTERQHHDPSKSYTAQLIQSGKKRTAQKVGEEGVETALAIAAGDTEEVIYEAADLIYHLMVGLLSAHVSFWDVIEELKRRHKTA from the coding sequence ATGGATTTTTCAAAAGTATGTTTTGACGATCAAGGGCTTATACCCGTAATAGTGCAAAATAGTTCCAGCAAAGAAGTTCTTATGCTGGCTTATGCCAATCGCCAGGCATTGGAAGAAACGGAAAAGACTGGAGAAATGTATTTCTGGAGCCGCTCCAGACAAAAACTATGGCATAAAGGAGAAACAAGCGGCAATACGATGAGAGTGGCAGGTCTTAGTCTCGATTGCGATGGCGATACGATTCTAGCGGAAGTGGAACCAGCCGGTCCTGCATGTCATACAGGGGCACGAACTTGTTTTTTCCGATCCTTACTTGAAAATACAATATGCTCTGCTCCTCATAAATACACAGCCCATTTTTTGGAGAAGCTTTGGTTTTATTTAACTGAACGCCAACATCACGACCCTTCCAAAAGCTATACAGCTCAACTCATTCAATCTGGGAAGAAAAGAACCGCCCAAAAAGTAGGAGAAGAAGGGGTGGAAACAGCGTTGGCTATTGCCGCTGGAGATACGGAAGAGGTCATCTATGAAGCTGCAGATTTAATCTACCACCTCATGGTAGGATTGCTTTCTGCCCATGTTTCTTTTTGGGACGTAATAGAGGAACTAAAAAGACGCCATAAAACTGCTTAA
- a CDS encoding [Fe-Fe] hydrogenase large subunit C-terminal domain-containing protein, which produces MAGGVRVQEVRCRGCANCIKTCPTEAMRVFTGCVHIISDLCIDCGECIRKCREKAIILNEDEWELLRSQKKLVLIADPCFYVQIGSYESPSLVKEALESDGMEDILEYEALAFDVAAYAIARSIESEKVERLPLISTYCPAVIRLIQINFPELTGRLVPVESPLESSVALWRDATERKDDITLIAPCPAKMTLVRNPVGRELSTIAYTVSVRRVVHDILAGSPKVSGEVLHKTNDRWLKWSITGGESYHVASFSHRPLRTVAVSGLRNTMDLLTELELGRLGGVDYVECRACDLGCIGGVGTHESRFLSRLRIDDMKMDWSISEEEMARIISWYEKGIWQLEQTIEPKQRLPLSSDLSEAMAKLKDMNAIYAELPHIDCGSCGRPSCRAMAEDIVRGKGEMTDCIFKLRERILDLSKEISNLSGRVPHAFGS; this is translated from the coding sequence ATGGCTGGCGGAGTCAGGGTTCAGGAGGTACGGTGCCGAGGTTGTGCGAATTGCATTAAAACGTGTCCCACTGAAGCGATGCGGGTATTTACCGGCTGTGTCCATATAATTTCAGATCTCTGTATCGATTGTGGTGAGTGTATTCGTAAGTGTCGAGAAAAAGCCATAATTCTCAATGAAGACGAGTGGGAACTTCTCAGATCCCAGAAAAAGCTTGTTCTTATTGCAGATCCTTGCTTCTATGTGCAAATTGGTTCATATGAGTCTCCTTCCCTTGTTAAAGAGGCTTTGGAATCTGATGGAATGGAGGATATTTTAGAGTATGAAGCTTTGGCATTTGATGTAGCGGCATATGCCATTGCCCGCTCTATAGAATCTGAAAAAGTAGAGCGTCTCCCTTTGATTTCTACCTACTGTCCTGCAGTTATACGGTTGATCCAGATCAATTTCCCCGAACTTACCGGTCGTTTGGTGCCTGTAGAATCCCCTTTGGAGTCAAGTGTTGCTTTATGGCGAGATGCTACGGAACGAAAAGATGATATTACCCTCATTGCGCCTTGCCCTGCGAAAATGACTCTTGTTCGAAACCCTGTAGGACGAGAGTTGAGTACTATCGCTTATACTGTGTCGGTTCGACGGGTTGTCCACGACATTCTTGCTGGAAGCCCCAAAGTTTCTGGAGAGGTTCTTCATAAAACAAATGATCGGTGGTTGAAGTGGTCTATAACCGGTGGAGAGTCTTACCACGTGGCATCTTTTTCCCATCGCCCCTTACGCACTGTGGCAGTATCGGGGTTACGAAACACCATGGATCTTTTAACTGAGCTTGAGCTAGGGCGCCTGGGAGGGGTGGATTACGTGGAGTGTCGGGCATGTGATTTAGGGTGTATTGGAGGGGTAGGTACTCATGAGTCCCGGTTCCTTTCACGATTGCGTATAGACGACATGAAGATGGATTGGAGCATTTCTGAGGAAGAAATGGCTCGGATCATCAGTTGGTATGAAAAAGGGATTTGGCAGTTGGAACAGACAATTGAACCTAAACAGAGGCTTCCTCTTTCTAGCGACTTAAGTGAGGCGATGGCAAAGCTCAAAGATATGAATGCTATTTATGCAGAATTGCCCCATATTGATTGTGGCTCATGTGGTCGTCCATCCTGTCGAGCCATGGCTGAAGATATAGTGCGAGGGAAGGGTGAAATGACGGATTGCATTTTTAAGCTTCGTGAACGAATTCTTGACTTGAGTAAAGAGATTTCTAATTTGTCAGGGAGAGTGCCTCATGCTTTTGGCTCGTAA
- a CDS encoding ATP-binding protein, which translates to MQEPYIEEYTVAGRDFMAIGEASTQFKATMKMLGIASDIIRRASVVAYEAEMNLVLHAGGGTIRLAVYTDRLEIWAIDTGPGIIDIDLAMQEGYSTASDEVRELGFGAGMGLPNIKRHSDKMKIDSVIGKGTVLSATIFFHKG; encoded by the coding sequence ATACAGGAGCCGTACATAGAAGAATATACTGTGGCAGGACGGGATTTTATGGCTATAGGCGAAGCTTCTACCCAGTTCAAAGCTACGATGAAAATGTTGGGTATTGCCTCAGATATTATCCGCCGCGCCTCTGTTGTTGCTTATGAAGCAGAAATGAACCTTGTCCTTCATGCAGGTGGGGGGACTATTCGATTAGCTGTGTATACAGATCGTCTTGAAATATGGGCGATCGATACGGGGCCAGGCATTATCGACATAGATCTGGCTATGCAGGAAGGATATTCCACTGCTTCAGATGAGGTGCGAGAGTTGGGCTTTGGCGCGGGGATGGGGCTTCCTAACATTAAACGGCATTCAGATAAGATGAAGATTGACTCTGTGATAGGGAAGGGAACTGTTTTAAGCGCCACTATTTTTTTTCACAAGGGCTAG
- the hisD gene encoding histidinol dehydrogenase, which translates to MRYIKQPQVVSCDGNNTFQHVTQNIVMRVQEEGWPAVKEYARDFDNYKGSFYVSQEETNQALSSLPSSIRSALERAITNVRIFHKRQKEMFQPILCPIEKGVTASLRFLPVRRAAIYTPAGRYPLPSTAIMGIVPAQEAGVQEVVLFSPPTKEGKLAPVIAATAALLGIKEVWALGGAHGVAAMATGAGPIKKVDMIVGPGNAYVTEAKRILSGIVGIDGLAGPSEVLIIADNTAHPLWLAADIAAQSEHDPMATSTLLCTDEDIAIQTLKKLNKLLETLPTANIAKQAWETNGTIAVCSLKEAIIECNKLAPEHLQLCVDTPENVLGACTSYGAAFLGNWTPVPFGDYIAGTNHTLPTSNRARYAGGLWTGTFLRPMTSLHIDRNGAELLAEDGMNLAHIEGLAAHSLSMALRRNRP; encoded by the coding sequence ATGCGCTATATAAAACAACCTCAAGTAGTTTCTTGCGATGGGAACAACACCTTTCAGCACGTTACACAAAATATTGTTATGCGGGTGCAAGAGGAAGGTTGGCCTGCTGTGAAAGAATATGCCCGCGATTTCGATAATTATAAAGGGTCTTTTTACGTCTCCCAAGAAGAAACGAACCAGGCCCTATCCTCTCTTCCCTCCTCTATTCGCAGCGCCCTGGAACGAGCTATCACAAATGTGAGGATTTTTCATAAACGACAAAAAGAAATGTTCCAACCCATATTGTGCCCAATCGAAAAAGGGGTCACGGCAAGCTTACGTTTTTTGCCAGTCCGACGGGCCGCCATATATACCCCAGCTGGACGATACCCTCTCCCGAGCACTGCTATTATGGGTATTGTTCCCGCTCAGGAAGCAGGGGTCCAGGAAGTGGTCTTGTTTTCCCCACCTACAAAAGAGGGAAAACTGGCTCCAGTAATTGCGGCTACTGCCGCCTTGCTGGGCATAAAAGAAGTATGGGCTCTTGGTGGAGCTCATGGTGTTGCTGCTATGGCTACAGGAGCAGGCCCTATCAAAAAAGTCGACATGATCGTTGGCCCTGGAAATGCCTATGTTACTGAAGCTAAGCGAATTCTATCTGGCATTGTAGGAATAGATGGACTGGCTGGCCCAAGTGAGGTTCTTATTATTGCTGATAATACAGCGCACCCTCTCTGGCTAGCTGCCGATATTGCCGCTCAGTCTGAACACGATCCTATGGCCACTAGCACTCTTCTCTGTACCGATGAAGATATCGCAATACAAACACTTAAAAAATTGAATAAATTATTAGAAACCCTTCCTACGGCAAATATTGCAAAACAGGCTTGGGAAACAAATGGAACCATCGCTGTATGCTCTTTAAAAGAAGCTATTATCGAATGTAATAAACTCGCCCCCGAACATCTTCAGCTTTGTGTAGATACTCCAGAGAATGTTTTAGGGGCATGCACATCCTATGGTGCTGCTTTTCTAGGAAACTGGACACCTGTTCCCTTTGGAGACTATATTGCCGGGACAAATCATACTCTCCCAACCAGCAACAGGGCCCGTTATGCAGGAGGGCTCTGGACCGGTACCTTCTTACGCCCCATGACCTCACTACATATTGATAGGAACGGGGCAGAACTTTTAGCGGAAGACGGCATGAACCTGGCCCATATTGAGGGACTCGCCGCCCATAGTCTGTCTATGGCTTTACGGAGGAACCGTCCATGA
- a CDS encoding PHP domain-containing protein, with product MKWDCGHLYKISMPLKPFHVDLHIHTVLSPCGELEMGAPDIVLKARREGIEIIAVTDHNSALNVPAVLRAAQSNPVVIPGIEVQTIEDIHIVTLFRDYKTAEIFQNWLWKRMPFIHNRPEIFGDQLVISEKNDILYEEEILLVQGVGYSVDEVALEAKRQGGLVILAHIDRPSFSYPAVLGPIPSSFPVDALEISWRCFPNEVEALQAQYPGRTFLRSSDSHWLKSLIAENGSVLLLAEASFDEIVLALGKKKGRCVLSPWPN from the coding sequence ATGAAATGGGATTGCGGGCATCTGTATAAGATCTCCATGCCACTTAAACCTTTCCATGTGGATCTCCATATCCACACAGTTCTCTCTCCATGTGGCGAGCTGGAAATGGGTGCTCCAGACATCGTGCTGAAGGCCAGGAGAGAGGGGATAGAGATTATAGCTGTAACAGATCATAATTCTGCTTTGAATGTGCCTGCTGTGCTTAGGGCAGCACAAAGTAATCCTGTGGTTATTCCAGGTATAGAGGTCCAGACAATAGAAGATATTCATATCGTTACCCTCTTTAGAGATTATAAAACGGCGGAAATCTTTCAGAATTGGCTTTGGAAGCGTATGCCTTTTATCCACAATCGCCCCGAGATATTTGGAGATCAATTGGTTATTTCTGAGAAGAACGATATTCTTTACGAAGAGGAGATACTCTTAGTCCAAGGGGTTGGATATTCTGTAGATGAGGTAGCTCTTGAAGCGAAAAGACAGGGTGGCCTTGTTATTTTGGCTCATATTGATCGGCCTTCTTTTTCCTATCCTGCTGTTTTGGGACCAATCCCATCATCCTTTCCTGTCGATGCTCTTGAAATCTCCTGGCGATGTTTCCCTAATGAAGTAGAGGCACTTCAGGCTCAGTATCCGGGAAGGACTTTTTTACGATCCTCCGATTCTCACTGGCTGAAGAGCCTCATAGCAGAGAATGGTTCCGTACTCCTTTTAGCAGAGGCGTCTTTTGATGAAATTGTGTTGGCCCTCGGCAAAAAAAAAGGGCGATGTGTTCTTTCCCCATGGCCTAATTAA
- a CDS encoding imidazoleglycerol-phosphate dehydratase — protein MSTELERQSRETSVSLCISIPGDTWTLDIPCGFLRHMIHLFLFHSNIGAIIKATGDLKVDAHHLTEDIGILLGRAFLKELEGQTIHRYGWCAMPMDGSLALVAVDISGRGQFFWDGTFPTATCGDFDLELVPEFWKAFCRESRMTIHGRLLAVDNSHHGTEALFKGIGRAMKDAVTSTDSLQSTKGILL, from the coding sequence ATGAGCACTGAACTAGAGCGGCAAAGCAGAGAAACATCCGTTTCTCTATGTATATCTATCCCAGGAGATACGTGGACTCTAGATATACCCTGCGGCTTCCTTCGTCATATGATCCATCTTTTTCTCTTTCATAGCAACATTGGGGCTATTATCAAAGCCACTGGAGACCTCAAAGTAGATGCCCACCATCTTACGGAGGATATAGGAATTCTTCTCGGCAGGGCTTTTCTGAAAGAGCTGGAAGGACAAACTATACATCGTTACGGCTGGTGCGCTATGCCTATGGATGGCTCCCTTGCTCTTGTAGCAGTAGACATTAGTGGGCGGGGACAATTCTTTTGGGATGGAACTTTCCCTACAGCCACATGTGGAGATTTTGATCTTGAGTTAGTTCCTGAATTTTGGAAGGCATTTTGCAGGGAAAGCCGCATGACAATCCATGGACGTTTGTTGGCTGTAGATAATAGTCATCATGGCACGGAGGCTCTTTTTAAAGGTATAGGGCGGGCAATGAAAGACGCCGTAACATCTACAGACAGTCTTCAATCCACAAAAGGAATACTATTATGA
- a CDS encoding HisA/HisF-related TIM barrel protein: MIIYPAIDLYKNKVVRLRQGDFSQPVYYPLSPLTAAKSFVEAGASWVHIIDLEGAQEGHPAHLHIIKPMRELGLSVQYGGGLRTIKDVKEAFQAGASRLYVGSLICQYKDIAEQLYKSWGDLIIPAIDIKRGKVTVKGWTTTLQYSPAHLLDYMYYIGYTTMLVTAVQKDGTAEGPDKNLYIKLKQKFPGLYFIAAGGIASLVDIAELKAMGLEGAVVGRALYDGIIHLKDILNEVALCQ; the protein is encoded by the coding sequence ATGATTATTTATCCCGCTATTGATCTTTACAAAAACAAGGTTGTTCGACTTCGACAGGGAGATTTTAGCCAACCGGTGTATTATCCTCTCTCACCTCTGACTGCTGCCAAATCTTTTGTAGAAGCTGGAGCATCGTGGGTTCATATTATAGATCTAGAAGGAGCCCAAGAGGGGCATCCTGCCCATTTACACATAATAAAGCCTATGCGGGAACTAGGACTTTCTGTTCAATACGGAGGCGGGCTTCGAACTATCAAAGACGTAAAAGAAGCTTTTCAGGCCGGTGCTAGTCGCCTCTATGTCGGAAGCCTCATTTGTCAATACAAAGACATAGCAGAGCAGCTCTACAAAAGTTGGGGAGACCTCATTATTCCAGCTATAGACATTAAAAGAGGGAAAGTGACAGTCAAAGGATGGACAACAACTCTTCAGTATTCTCCCGCCCATCTCCTGGACTATATGTATTACATTGGCTACACCACCATGCTCGTAACAGCTGTTCAAAAAGACGGTACGGCAGAGGGTCCAGACAAAAATCTCTACATCAAGCTTAAGCAAAAATTTCCAGGCCTCTATTTTATTGCTGCAGGGGGTATCGCTTCTCTAGTAGATATAGCAGAACTCAAAGCCATGGGATTAGAAGGAGCTGTAGTAGGACGAGCTCTTTATGATGGAATCATACATCTAAAGGATATTTTAAATGAGGTGGCTCTATGTCAATAA
- the hisG gene encoding ATP phosphoribosyltransferase, with translation MLTIALPTGRVMRNAIDFCEEMGLPVAKLRETGRQLVVQEGDFRYILSKPSDVPLYVSHGVADIALAGSDVLRECTVDYVELADTGRGQCRIVIAGPQKLRVLFSGHPSELMWLKVATKYPHIADSYFSEMGVQVEIIHLHGSIELAPTLGMSDCILDIVQTGDTLIANKLVVLKEIAPVSLRLIASRQSVSLKWQQTMALLKTITTPKGETSYEH, from the coding sequence ATGCTCACAATAGCTTTACCAACAGGCCGCGTCATGAGAAATGCTATAGATTTTTGTGAAGAGATGGGGCTCCCAGTAGCAAAATTGAGAGAAACTGGACGTCAATTAGTTGTTCAAGAAGGGGATTTCCGTTACATACTGTCTAAACCTTCAGATGTTCCTCTTTATGTAAGCCACGGGGTTGCTGATATTGCTCTTGCGGGAAGCGATGTACTCAGAGAATGTACTGTGGATTACGTAGAACTAGCAGACACAGGGCGTGGACAGTGTCGGATCGTTATAGCCGGACCTCAAAAATTAAGAGTTCTCTTTTCTGGACACCCATCAGAGCTAATGTGGCTCAAAGTTGCTACAAAATATCCCCATATAGCTGACTCTTACTTTTCAGAAATGGGCGTCCAGGTAGAAATAATTCACCTTCACGGATCCATAGAACTTGCGCCAACTCTCGGCATGAGCGACTGTATTCTCGACATTGTTCAGACAGGAGACACGCTTATAGCCAATAAACTAGTAGTACTTAAGGAAATAGCGCCCGTCTCTCTTCGGCTTATAGCAAGCCGGCAAAGTGTCTCTTTAAAGTGGCAACAAACAATGGCTCTTCTTAAGACCATAACAACACCGAAAGGAGAAACGTCATATGAGCACTGA
- a CDS encoding DRTGG domain-containing protein codes for MKLREVVRHIHGEILYGENLLDTIEIEYAYGADLMSDVLAFARPGSLLLTGLTNVQIIRTAQMLDIPAVVFVRGKRPQEGAVKLAAQLEMPVILCHNSMFETCGILYREGVLPCDIPAREV; via the coding sequence ATGAAACTTCGTGAAGTAGTAAGGCACATTCATGGCGAAATATTGTATGGTGAAAATTTGCTCGATACAATAGAGATTGAATATGCTTATGGAGCTGACCTTATGAGCGATGTTTTAGCTTTTGCACGACCTGGATCCTTGCTTCTTACAGGGCTCACAAATGTACAGATTATTCGTACGGCACAAATGCTTGATATTCCAGCGGTAGTATTTGTACGTGGGAAACGACCGCAGGAAGGGGCGGTGAAATTAGCTGCTCAGCTGGAAATGCCTGTAATTTTATGCCATAACAGTATGTTCGAGACGTGTGGAATTCTCTATAGAGAGGGAGTCCTGCCCTGCGATATTCCTGCCAGAGAGGTGTAG
- the radA gene encoding DNA repair protein RadA, translating into MAKKDGGARYVCSNCGNVSLTWVGRCSACGMWGTYVKEEMEGLGKGSSRTSPAAAMNIIDVQPPARIPSGILELDRVLGGGWVPGGVALLGGQPGIGKSTLLLQVCGAMADQGKRVLYISGEESASQVALRAKRLHAVNKNVDLFCDSDVETALSHIEDHQLIVLDSVQAMKDPEESGWPGTPSQVRTVAQRCIDCAKGVHVPFVMVGHITKEGRIAGPMLLEHMVDVVLLFSGDDVSAYRMLRGTKNRYGNTDELGIFEMTEQGLVAVDDPSGLYWNKADVSVPGVAMTVVMEGSVPFVAEIQGLANATSFPYPRRTARGIDINKVHLLVAVLERRGGIPSSSFDIYMNVTGGLVIKDPGADLAVAVALASSVCDRSLPADCCFLGEVGLAGEIRPVGRIGTRLREAARLGFKRAIVSAQQKGEYPHEMDICAVRTLRDVLKEVMP; encoded by the coding sequence ATGGCGAAAAAAGATGGTGGAGCACGATATGTATGTTCCAATTGCGGGAATGTAAGTCTTACATGGGTAGGACGGTGTTCTGCTTGTGGCATGTGGGGAACGTACGTTAAAGAGGAGATGGAGGGGCTAGGGAAGGGGAGTTCTCGTACGTCACCTGCAGCGGCAATGAATATTATTGACGTGCAACCGCCAGCCCGTATTCCTTCAGGAATTTTAGAGCTTGATCGTGTTCTAGGAGGAGGATGGGTGCCAGGAGGGGTGGCGCTTCTTGGCGGACAGCCGGGAATAGGTAAATCTACTTTGCTTTTGCAGGTGTGCGGAGCTATGGCTGACCAGGGGAAACGCGTGCTTTATATCTCAGGGGAGGAATCTGCTTCTCAAGTGGCTCTTAGAGCCAAACGTCTTCATGCTGTGAATAAAAATGTGGATCTTTTTTGTGATAGTGATGTGGAAACGGCTCTTTCCCACATAGAAGACCATCAATTAATAGTACTTGATAGTGTACAGGCCATGAAAGATCCAGAAGAGTCTGGCTGGCCGGGCACACCCTCTCAGGTCCGAACTGTGGCGCAACGGTGCATAGATTGCGCTAAAGGAGTACATGTTCCTTTTGTGATGGTAGGGCATATTACGAAAGAAGGGCGTATTGCCGGTCCTATGTTATTGGAGCATATGGTAGATGTAGTTCTCCTTTTTTCTGGTGATGATGTGTCGGCGTATCGTATGCTTCGAGGAACAAAGAATAGATACGGGAATACCGATGAGCTTGGAATTTTTGAAATGACGGAGCAAGGCCTCGTGGCTGTAGATGACCCCAGCGGGTTGTATTGGAATAAGGCAGATGTTTCTGTGCCTGGAGTAGCGATGACGGTGGTTATGGAAGGATCAGTTCCTTTTGTGGCGGAAATTCAGGGATTGGCGAACGCTACGAGTTTCCCATACCCAAGACGAACGGCGAGGGGCATAGATATTAATAAGGTTCATCTTCTTGTAGCTGTGCTCGAAAGACGAGGTGGTATTCCCAGCAGTTCTTTTGATATATATATGAATGTAACTGGTGGTTTGGTTATAAAGGATCCCGGAGCTGATCTAGCAGTAGCAGTAGCATTGGCATCCTCTGTTTGTGACAGATCATTGCCAGCGGATTGTTGTTTTCTGGGTGAGGTTGGATTGGCAGGTGAAATTCGTCCCGTAGGTCGCATTGGAACAAGGTTGCGAGAGGCTGCGCGACTTGGATTTAAAAGAGCGATAGTAAGCGCACAGCAGAAGGGAGAATATCCTCACGAAATGGATATTTGTGCGGTGAGAACTTTGCGAGATGTTCTGAAGGAGGTTATGCCGTGA
- a CDS encoding serine kinase: MNTQTVVEKLSLEVVAKGREDINVEGAIAGDLLSFVMATAKERWVWITVQTHLNIAAVAVLKDIPLIIVGAGRRPAEDLIERCREEQLTLACSPLPVFEICGHLYEMGLRASV, encoded by the coding sequence TTGAATACTCAGACTGTAGTAGAGAAACTTAGTCTTGAAGTTGTAGCAAAAGGTAGAGAGGATATAAATGTAGAGGGGGCTATTGCTGGCGATTTATTGAGTTTTGTCATGGCCACAGCAAAAGAAAGATGGGTATGGATCACTGTCCAGACTCATTTGAATATAGCGGCAGTTGCTGTTTTAAAAGATATCCCCTTAATTATCGTAGGCGCAGGACGTCGCCCAGCAGAAGATTTAATAGAGAGGTGCCGCGAGGAACAATTGACTCTGGCATGTTCTCCCTTGCCTGTTTTTGAAATATGCGGGCATTTATATGAAATGGGATTGCGGGCATCTGTATAA
- a CDS encoding ATP phosphoribosyltransferase regulatory subunit — MNRLPRGCINVGGSVAISMDRCRKVFMDLFAPFGYEPFWPSVLQLLESAWPHLPLPFRRRLIALNTPYGEPCCLKADLTLAAVAYFASHYAPGQQPLRLCYADRIFKRPERHENRIESFQIGAELLGWEGEGADIEILWLLLQWLDGIGLDQSVLVIGDVTFLQYALTNVKATVAERLSTYLQEGNLVAYEKALSTYDIPEYSYNILKHLPHLKGGEGILNRGDSLIGSSQHLAPLRKIFHTLDDLGYAERITLDLSLIRELHYYSGPVFHIYACPSGPLIGGGGRYDGLLAEYGLGGQAIGFAVDLEEIATLSHHFSTPRSAMIWSALLPPESALKRASAIFKRGIRGEISWNNNEKQSYDSAKERGYEWWINLATEEVTNLKTHKKTPLTLWKRGEIPCSQ, encoded by the coding sequence ATGAATCGTCTACCACGAGGCTGTATCAATGTAGGGGGCTCTGTAGCTATTTCTATGGATCGCTGCAGAAAAGTTTTTATGGACCTCTTTGCTCCTTTTGGGTATGAACCTTTCTGGCCATCAGTTCTACAACTTCTGGAATCGGCTTGGCCACATCTTCCGCTCCCTTTTCGTCGTCGACTTATTGCTCTCAACACACCCTACGGGGAACCATGCTGCCTAAAAGCCGATTTAACTTTAGCGGCAGTCGCTTATTTCGCTTCTCACTATGCCCCCGGACAGCAACCTTTACGCCTTTGTTATGCTGATCGTATTTTTAAGAGACCCGAAAGGCATGAGAACCGTATAGAAAGCTTCCAGATAGGCGCCGAGCTTTTGGGGTGGGAGGGAGAGGGCGCCGACATAGAGATACTCTGGCTCTTATTGCAATGGCTCGACGGGATAGGACTTGATCAGAGTGTTCTTGTTATTGGCGATGTAACCTTTCTTCAGTACGCTCTGACCAACGTAAAGGCTACGGTGGCAGAGCGCCTTTCAACATACCTTCAGGAGGGGAATCTCGTAGCGTATGAAAAGGCTCTCTCTACATATGACATTCCAGAATATAGCTATAACATTCTGAAACATCTTCCCCATCTGAAAGGGGGGGAAGGCATTCTAAATAGAGGAGACAGTCTCATCGGTTCGTCGCAACATTTGGCTCCTCTACGGAAAATATTTCACACTCTTGATGATCTTGGATATGCCGAGAGAATTACATTAGATCTGAGTCTAATTCGAGAGCTTCATTATTATAGCGGTCCAGTCTTTCATATCTATGCCTGCCCATCTGGTCCTCTGATAGGTGGAGGCGGTCGCTATGATGGGCTCCTTGCAGAATATGGGCTAGGGGGCCAAGCAATTGGCTTCGCCGTTGACCTGGAAGAAATAGCCACTCTATCTCATCATTTCTCAACGCCCCGTTCCGCCATGATATGGAGCGCACTTCTTCCGCCAGAGTCTGCATTAAAGCGTGCTTCAGCCATATTCAAACGTGGCATAAGAGGAGAAATAAGCTGGAATAATAATGAGAAGCAATCTTATGATTCAGCTAAAGAAAGAGGCTATGAATGGTGGATCAATCTGGCAACAGAAGAGGTAACGAACCTGAAAACACACAAAAAAACGCCCCTTACACTATGGAAGAGGGGGGAGATACCATGCTCACAATAG
- the hisF gene encoding imidazole glycerol phosphate synthase subunit HisF, translating to MSIKRIIPCLDVKNGHVVKGINFVNLRDAGNPAEMAQHYEKEQADELVFLDISATQEGRSTQKEWVKDVSNNLSIPFTVGGGIGSPLIAQELISLGATKISLNTAAVQNPELICLCVDLLGEDKVVLAVDVKETQKGFWEVFINGGQTPTGLNAFQWMKQGVEMGCCEILLTSMDRDGTMKGYDIPLLSSAAQNLPVPIIASGGAGTKEHILEGLQIGCDGALAASIFHFGAVRIPELKKWLQAHDASVRLKED from the coding sequence ATGTCAATAAAACGCATTATTCCGTGTCTCGATGTAAAAAACGGACACGTCGTAAAAGGAATCAACTTTGTAAACCTAAGAGATGCTGGAAATCCTGCTGAAATGGCCCAACACTATGAGAAAGAACAAGCTGATGAATTGGTTTTCCTCGATATATCCGCCACACAGGAGGGTCGCAGTACTCAAAAAGAATGGGTGAAAGATGTGTCCAACAACCTATCCATTCCTTTCACAGTAGGAGGTGGGATAGGCTCTCCTCTTATTGCCCAAGAACTCATATCTCTTGGAGCCACTAAAATTTCTCTCAATACTGCTGCCGTACAAAATCCAGAGCTTATTTGTCTTTGCGTTGATCTTCTAGGAGAGGACAAGGTCGTACTTGCGGTAGATGTTAAAGAGACCCAAAAAGGATTTTGGGAGGTCTTCATAAATGGAGGGCAAACCCCTACGGGACTTAATGCTTTTCAGTGGATGAAACAGGGAGTAGAAATGGGGTGTTGCGAAATACTACTTACGTCTATGGATCGTGACGGAACCATGAAAGGATACGATATTCCTCTCCTCTCTTCAGCAGCACAAAATCTTCCTGTCCCCATCATAGCTTCAGGTGGAGCCGGAACAAAAGAACACATACTCGAAGGACTCCAGATCGGATGTGATGGTGCTCTTGCAGCCTCCATCTTTCACTTTGGGGCTGTGCGTATTCCGGAATTAAAAAAATGGCTACAGGCTCATGATGCCTCAGTTCGCCTGAAAGAGGATTAA